In Mytilus edulis chromosome 7, xbMytEdul2.2, whole genome shotgun sequence, a single genomic region encodes these proteins:
- the LOC139483427 gene encoding 52 kDa repressor of the inhibitor of the protein kinase-like, which produces MLDALKQLGIFFRYSPKRCRRLEKCITDVNNTREEDSKIKSAKFKIFCETRWVEKFTTIQVFNAMYQPIIDCLSAIGTERGWDTKAITESQGLLKRITDATFIVCFQTAMYYYGYLNGLSRKLQGTALDLLQGYSMVDNIKSVLISARGNDAEYDNVYQKAEQMAEVADTEPGIPRRCGRQTQRSNAPGDTPQFYFKRAVYLPYIDALIQEYSSRFNSLSQKAVKAMALIPAHLEQTNRDVLDDLLEVYKDDLPMASSFQQEYNLWQRQWSSQTDKPNNIKDTLVDSRVCPLLFPIC; this is translated from the coding sequence ATGCTGGATGCGTTAAAACAGTTAGGGATATTTTTCCGATACTCTCCTAAAAGATGTCGACGTCTAGAAAAGTGTATTACTGATGTAAACAACACCAGGGAAGAAGATTCAAAAATCAAAAGTGCCAAGTTTAAAATCTTTTGTGAAACAAGATGGGTAGAGAAGTTTACTACAATACAAGTTTTTAATGCAATGTATCAACCCATTATTGATTGTCTATCAGCAATCGGTACAGAAAGAGGATGGGATACCAAAGCCATTACAGAATCACAGGGACTTCTTAAGCGTATTACAGATGCAACCTTTATTGTATGTTTCCAAACTGCCATGTACTATTACGGTTATTTGAATGGTTTGAGTAGGAAATTGCAAGGCACTGCATTAGACTTACTTCAAGGTTACTCAATGGTAGATAACATTAAGAGTGTGTTGATATCGGCAAGAGGAAATGATGCAGAGTATGATAATGTTTATCAAAAAGCTGAACAGATGGCTGAGGTAGCAGACACCGAACCTGGTATACCTCGCCGCTGTGGTAGACAGACTCAGCGAAGTAACGCCCCGGGAGATACTCCACAATTTTACTTTAAAAGGGCCGTATATTTACCATATATTGATGCTTTGATCCAAGAGTACAGTAGTCGTTTTAATAGTCTATCTCAGAAGGCAGTTAAAGCGATGGCTTTGATACCGGCTCATTTAGAACAAACCAACAGAGACGTTTTAGACGATCTTTTGGAGGTTTACAAAGATGATTTGCCGATGGCTTCAAGCTTTCAACAAGAGTATAATTTATGGCAAAGGCAATGGTCTTCACAGACGGATAAACCCAATAACATCAAAGACACTCTTGTTGACAGCAGAGTATGCCCATTGTTGTTCCCGATTTGctag